AATGTGGCTGGGGTATCTGGAAGAATACCCTGACTACTGGACTCAAGGTGAAACGATAGAAGAACTGGAAGAAAATCTAAGAGATATCTACCAGGAACTTACCAGCGGAAGTATCCCTTACGTCCGGAGGGTTGCCGAACTGGAAGTGGCATGAAACGAAGAGAGTTGATACAGGAGTTAGAGAGGTCATATTAATTCGTCATGGGGCAAAGCACGACTGGTATCATAATCCAAGGACGAAAGTATCTCAGACTGTTCCTCGTCACAGGGAGATTAGGGAGCATCTAGCGAGACATATCATCAAAATGTTAAGTGATGAAACCTAGCCAGTCCGCCAGCTGGCGGACAGCAGGCAGATACTATAGCGAGCAGGTTACCCTGCGCATCCGCCGCTGAACCGCAGCGCCATTCAGCGGAAAGTCGGAGGGCGCCCGAGGAACACCGGCTATCGGGAGCCGGTTGACAGAGAAGCCGGTCCAGCATGGTCGAAATTGTCCGGGAGTTTGTCGTCAGGGAGGAGGCCCGGGGCCGGTTCGAGCTGGCGTACGGCCCCGGCGGCGAGTGGAGCAAGCTGTTCGCCCGCTGCCCGGGCTTCCGCGGCACCACCGTGCTGCGCGACACGGAGAACCCACGGCGGTATCTGACAATCGACTTGTGGGAGACAGCGGCCCAGCGGGGGCAGGTGCTGGCCGAACGCCAGGCCGAGTATGCTAACCTGGACGCCGCCTTTGCTGACTGGACCGAGTCTATGGCCGAGGTGGGTACCTTCAGAGTGCTGGCCGCGGCGACGGTGCACCCCCGTGGCAGAGCAGGGCGAACCAAAGCTGGAGAGTCACGTCGAATGAGCCGCCGAGCGGCTTAGTCAAGGCCGTTGAGCGCCCTCCCGCATCCGAAGGGACCTAATCGTGGGCGGGACGACGGATTCACCCAACGCCCCATCACGCGCCAGTGGCGTCCGTGGGCGTAACCCATTTGACCGGTTCCCGGCGGAACCAGATGACCTGTCGGCGAGCGAACCGCCGGGTCCGCTGCTGAATAATGGGAATGGCCTCATCCATAGCAAGTTCATCCTGCACTACCTGCACTAATTCCCGGTAGCCCACGCCCTGCATGGGGTGGGCTTCGGGTGAGACGTCCGCCGCCAGCAACTGCCGCACCTCCGCCAGCCAGCCCCGGTCAATCATCTCCTGCACCCGCCGGTTGATGCGGCTGTAAAGCTCCCCCCTCGG
The DNA window shown above is from Candidatus Neomarinimicrobiota bacterium and carries:
- a CDS encoding type II toxin-antitoxin system HicB family antitoxin, encoding MWLGYLEEYPDYWTQGETIEELEENLRDIYQELTSGSIPYVRRVAELEVA
- a CDS encoding antibiotic biosynthesis monooxygenase; protein product: MVEIVREFVVREEARGRFELAYGPGGEWSKLFARCPGFRGTTVLRDTENPRRYLTIDLWETAAQRGQVLAERQAEYANLDAAFADWTESMAEVGTFRVLAAATVHPRGRAGRTKAGESRRMSRRAA